In Erigeron canadensis isolate Cc75 chromosome 1, C_canadensis_v1, whole genome shotgun sequence, a single window of DNA contains:
- the LOC122603442 gene encoding probable UDP-arabinopyranose mutase 5: MSLASFDDNEVDIVIGALRSDLMSFLEEWRPIFSRFHLIIVKEAGLKEVKIPEGFDARVYTESDIVKVVGSANATLFSGYSSRYFGYLVSNKKYIIAIDDDCSPAKTKNGDLVDIVAQHINNLKTPATPFFFNTLYDPYQKGTDFVRGYPFSLRSGVPCALSCGLWLNFADYDAPTQALKPDMRNSRYVDAVLTVPLKSMMPMSGVNIAFDRELVGPAMLPALKLSKEGKVRWETMEDIWCGLVVKTVCDHLKLGVKSGIPYVWRNEKGSAIDSLKKEWEGVKLMEDVVPFFQSLTLSSSAVTAEDCVVEIAATVKERLASSHPVFASAADSMLGWVKLWTAVKSQVSS, translated from the coding sequence ATGTCTCTGGCAAGTTTTGATGACAATGAAGTGGATATTGTTATTGGCGCTTTACGCTCTGACCTTATGTCTTTCCTGGAGGAATGGAGACCTATATTCTCTCGTTTTCATCTGATAATTGTAAAAGAGGCCGGCCTCAAAGAAGTAAAAATCCCTGAAGGCTTTGATGCTCGTGTCTACACCGAGTCAGATATAGTCAAAGTAGTCGGGTCTGCTAATGCTACTCTATTTTCTGGATACTCATCTCGTTATTTTGGCTATCTTGTATCCAATAAAAAGTACATAATAGCAATTGATGATGATTGCAGCCCAGCTAAAACCAAAAATGGCGATCTAGTAGACATAGTTGCCCAACACATTAACAACCTTAAAACTCCTGCGACTCCTTTCTTTTTTAACACACTTTATGACCCATATCAAAAAGGAACAGATTTCGTTCGTGGCTACCCATTTAGCTTACGTAGTGGGGTCCCATGTGCTCTTTCATGTGGTCTGTGGCTTAATTTTGCAGACTATGATGCACCCACGCAAGCACTTAAACCGGATATGAGAAACTCTAGGTATGTTGATGCTGTTTTGACTGTACCTTTAAAGTCTATGATGCCCATGAGTGGAGTCAACATAGCATTTGACCGAGAGTTGGTGGGACCTGCTATGTTACCTGCTTTGAAGTTGTCGAAGGAAGGAAAGGTTAGATGGGAAACGATGGAGGATATATGGTGTGGTCTTGTTGTAAAAACGGTATGTGATCACTTAAAGCTGGGTGTAAAAAGTGGAATTCCATATGTCTGGAGGAACGAAAAGGGAAGCGCCATTGATAGCTTGAAAAAAGAATGGGAAGGAGTGAAGCTTATGGAGGACGTGGTTCCATTTTTTCAGTCATTGACGTTGTCTTCTTCAGCTGTGACAGCAGAAGATTGTGTGGTGGAGATTGCTGCCACTGTGAAGGAGCGGTTAGCATCATCACATCCGGTTTTTGCAAGTGCTGCAGATAGCATGCTGGGATGGGTGAAGCTCTGGACGGCAGTCAAATCTCAGGTTTCTTCTTGA